The DNA region GATGCGTCGGGTGTCGAACGCGGCTCAATTCTCTGTCGAAACGTTATGAATACGGGGGCGGATCGTGTCAAAGGACACAGTCCACCCCCGTCCGACTACGGTAACTACCGTATGGCAATACCGACTTGTGCCTACTTGAGCCGAGCCATGAGCGCGTGCTCCACGAGCGTGATCAGACCGCTCTTGGCATCCGCACGGTGCCGGGCGTCCGTCGTGATGATCGGGGTGTCGGGGCCGATCTGGAGGGCTTCGCGGACTTCGTCGGGGGTGTAGGGCTGGTGTCCGTCGAAGCCGTTGAGGGCGATGACGAAGGGGAGGCCGCTGTTCTCGAAGTAGTCGACGGCGGGGAAGCAGTCGGCGAGGCGGCGGGTGTCGACGAGGACGACGGCGCCGATGGCGCCGCGGACCAGGTCGTCCCACATGAACCAGAAGCGGTCCTGTCCGGGCGTACCGAAGAGGTACAGGATCAGGTCCTGGTCCAGGGTGATGCGACCGAAGTCCATGGCGACGGTCGTCGTCGTCTTGCCCCCGGTGTGCGTCAGGTCGTCGATGCCCGCGGACGCGGACGTCATCACGGCTTCCGTACGCAACGGGTTGATCTCCGAGACGGCACCGACGAACGTGGTCTTGCCCACGCCGAAGCCCCCTGCCACCACGATCTTCGCCGAGGTGGTGGCCCGGGCCGCACCGCCGCTAGAGCTTGCGAAGTCCACTGAGCACCCTTTCGAGCAGTGTCACATCCGGCGCGCCGCCGGTCTCTCCATTGCCCGGCTGGTGGATGGCCACCATGCCGGCTTCCGCCAGGTCCGCCACGAGGATCCGGGCCACGCCGAGCGGCATCGACAGCAGTGCCGAGACCTCGGCCACCGACTTGACCTCACGGCAGAGGTGGCAGATCCGCTGGTGCTCGGGGAGCAGGGTCCCCAGATGCGCGGGGTCGGCCGTGGTGGAGACCAGTGCCTCTATGGCGAGCTGATAGCGCGGCCGGGTCCGGCCACCGGTCATGGCGTACGGGCGGACCAGTGGCTGGTCGCCTTCACCTTCGTACGACGCGTGGTGCAGTGCGCCGTACGGATCGGGTGAGGCGGGTGGCGGGGTCATGAATCCTCCGGGCGTGACAGCAGTACGTCGGCTTGCCGTCTGAAGGGGCCGGTGGGGGGCTCTAAGCGGCCTGACGGGTGAGGGATGAGGGCATTACCTGGGGCAATCGAGTCTGTCATCGATCCATGGCCGCCTAATGGAGCAGGCTGCCTTGGAGCTCGGCGCGGAGGTCGGGGGTGAGAACGCTGCCCGCACGGTCGACCAGCAGGGCCATCTCGTACCCGACCAGGCCGATGTCGGCGTCCGGGTGGGCGAGAACGGCCAGCGAGGAGCCGTCCGAGATGGACATCAGGAAGAGGAACCCGCGTTCCATCTCCACCACGGTCTGGCTGACGGCGCCGCCTTCGAAGATCCGCGAGGCACCCGCGGTCAGCGAGGTCAGCCCGGAGGCGACGGCGGCCAGCTGGTCGGCGCGGTCACGGGGGAATCCTTCGGACATGGCCAGCAGGAGTCCGTCGGCGGAGACCACCACCGTGTGCGACACCCCGGGGGTGTTGTCCACGAAGTTGGTGATCAACCAGTTCAGATTCTGCGCGGCCTGACTCATCGGGCTCAACTAACGCTCCTGCTGGTGAGTGGGGCCGAGTGGGAAACTGCCGGTCGACTGGCCGTTGTTGGCCTGCCGCCCTTGCTGGATGCCCCGGCGGAGATTGGTCAACCGCCCGCGTACATCATCGGGGGCACGTGACACCTGAGGACCGGACTGATGGTTCTGCTGCTGAGCGGTGCCCGGCACCAGGTTGGCCCGAGGCACTCGGCGCGGCAGTCCGGAAGTGGTCACTCCGCCTGCCGCGGGCTTCTTGACCCGCTCCGCCTGCCGTACGAGTTCGTCGTTCGGCGAGGGGCGCCAGGAACTTGTGGTGCTGCCCGTGTCGCCCTCGCCGCGGTTGGGCGCCGCGGGAGCGGGAGGCTCCGGGGCGGTCGGCCGCTGGGGGAGGGACGCGGGCGCCTGCGGCTCGGCGGGCGGCTGCTGGCCACCCTGCTGCGGGCCGTGGAACCAGTTGGTCTCCAGGGTGTCGTACAGCGGCGTACGACCGTCCCCGGGCCCGGCCGCCGGAGGCAGCGCCTCGGGCTGCGGCTGCGGCGGCAGGACCGGACGGTACTGCGCGTCACCGGTGGGCGCGACGGGCGGACGCGGGGCGCCGAAGTCCTCGTCGTCCCGGCCGCGCTGACGCGGGGCCGGCAGGCCCTGGTCCTGCGCCCGGACAGGCTGCTGTCCGAAGTCGGGGCGGGCGAACTGTGCGGTGCTTGCCGGGTCCTGGGCGGACAGGTCCTGCGGGGCCGGAGCCGAGAAGTCCGGGCGGGCGAACTCGGCGGTGGAGCCGGGGCCCTGCCGGTCGTCCATGGGCGCCCGCGGGGTGAGCGGCGGGCTCATCGGCCGCTGGAACTGGCCGGTGGACTCGGGGTCCTCGTGACCGCGCGGGGCGTCCAGCGGAGTACGCCGCGGCGCGGACGGCTCCTCGGTGCCCCAGCTGGTGGTCTGCGGACGCTGCGGCTGAGGGTTGCCACCGGGCAGCTCGGCACGCGGGCCGCCGACCGGGGGCAGCTGACGGCCGGGATCGCCCTGGCCGGCGGGCTGCTGGAAGCCGCCCTGGTCGGCCGGGTTCTGCCGGGACTGCTGCGGTTGGGACGGCTGCCACGGGGCGGGGCCGTTCGGCCGGCCCTGCGAGCCGTTCTGGTCCTGGCGGTCCGGACCCTGGCGGTTCTGGTCCTGGCGGTGCTGGCCGAACAGGTCGGGCCCGCCCGATTCCGTACGACCCGGTCCGTCGCCCTGGCCGCGGGCACCTAGGCGGGCACCGTTGCCGAAGGCGCCGGCGAGGCCGCCGCCGTGACGATGCGGTTCCGGGCGGGAGGCGTCCTGCGGTCCGGAGCCGGACAGCCCGGCGGACTGGAATCCGGCGTTCTGCTGGCCCTGCTGGTTCGGCTGGCCCTGCTGATGGCGGGGGCCGCCGTCGCGCGAGGGCAGTGCGGCCCGCGGTGCGGAGCCCGCACCGACCTGACCGCGCGAGGCGCCGGGCCCCGAGGCGAGACGGCCGGCCGGGCCCGACGGGGAGCTGCCGAGGCCGGGACGGGAGCCGTTGCCCGGGCCCGCCGTGTTGCCACCGGCGAGCAGGCCGCCGGGGGCGCCGGACTGCTGTCCGGGTGCCTGCTTGGGAGCCGGCTGCTTGCCGCCGTGCGCGACGTCGACGGGCAGCATGACCAGCGCGGTCGTGCCGCCGGAGTCGGACGGCCGCAGCTGGATCCGGATGCCGTGGCGCAGGGACAGCCGGCCGACCACGAACAGACCCATGCGGCGGGAGACCGAGACGTCCACGGTGGGCGGCGAGGCGAGCCGCTCGTTGATCGCCGCGAGGTCCTCGGGGGAGAGGCCGATACCGGTGTCGTGGATCTCGACCAGCACCCGCCCGTCGGGCAGCGCGTGACCGGTGACCCGGACCTTCGTCTGCGGCGAGGAGAACGACGTGGCGTTCTCCAGCAGCTCGGCGAGCAGGTGCACGAGGTCGTTGACCACGCGGCCCGCGACCTCGGTGGCGGGCACCGCGGCCAGTTCGATGCGCTCGTACTGCTCCACCTCGGAGGCGGCGGCACGGAGCACGTCGACCAGCGGGACGGGGCGGGTCCACCGGCGGCCCGGCTCCTCGCCCGCGAGGACGAGGAGGTTCTCGCCGTTACGGCGCATACGGGTCGCGAGGTGGTCGAGCTTGAAGAGCGAGGAGAGCTGGTCCGGGTCGGCCTCGCGCGACTCCAGTTCGGAGATGAGCGAGAGCTGACGCTGGATGAGGCCCTGGCTGCGGCGCGAGAGGTTGGTGAACATCGCGTTGACGTTGCCCCGGAGAAGGGCCTGCTCGGCGGCGAGACGGACGGCCTCGCGGTGCACGTCGTCGAAGGCCGCGGCCACCTGGCCGATCTCGTCCCGGGAGTGCACACCGACCGACTCGACCGAGGTGTCCACGTCTTGCGGGTCGGCCTCGGAGAGCTGCTTGACGAGCTCGGGCAGCCGGTCCTGGGCCACGCGCGTGGCCGTGTCCTGCAGCCGTCGCAGCGAACGGATCATCGACCGGGCGACGACGAAGGCACCGACCAGCGAGACGCCGAGCACCAGCAGGATGAGCGCACCGCTGATGATCGCTTCGCGCTTCGACTCGTCGCGGAGCTCGCGGGCCTTGCCCTCCATGTCGCTGAGGAGGGTCTCCTCGATGGTCTTCATCGCCTGGATCTTGGTGGAGCTCTGGTCGTACCAGTCCAGGTAGGAGCGCCGCGCGGTGCCGGTCATGCCCGAGGGGCTGTCCAGCACCTTCTTCGCGTAGGTGTTGGCGGCCTTGATCTCCGGGTTGCCCTCGTCCAGCGTGGCGGTCAGCTCGTCGGCGTTGTTGCCGGTGGCCTGGTACACGCCCTCGAAGGAGCGGAGCGCCGCACGCTCCTTGTTGAGCGCGGCCTTGCCGAACTGCTTGTCGTTCTCGTCGAGGTGCGGCTGCTTGTCGTTGCCGCCGGGCAGGGCCGCGGCGATGATCGCGCGCTGGACCGAGGCGTACTCCTTGGCGGAGGAGAAGGCCGCCAGCGCCCGGGTCCGCTTGATCATCTCCGAGTTGCTGGTCGCCTGCGCCATGTCCTGCGAGAGGCTCAGCAGCGAGGTGATCAGCTGGCTGTACTGGTCGACGGTCTGGAGACTCGGAGTGTCCTTGGCGTAAGCCGTCTTGCGGATGTCGCGGATCTCGGCCAGCTGGCTCGCGATCTGGGTGACGCTCGAGTAGATGCCCTCGAGGGCCTCGTCGCCGGAGGGGTCGCCGATCGAGGTCGTCGCGTCGAGGAAGGCCGTCTTCGCCCGGTCGGTCTTCTTGCGGGGCTCGGTGACCTTGAAGTCGGAGGGCTTCACGCCGTTGGCCAGCGGACCGGCCGAGCGGTCGCGCTCCTCCTGGAGCGCCTGGGCGAGCGACGTCGCCTGCTTGGTCATCCTGGTCAGCAGCTGCATGTGATCCAGCTGCTGGATGTCGTTCATGGACTCGTTGATCCGCAGTCCACCGAGCGTGGTCGCGGCGACCACGGGCAGGGCGAGCAGGGAGACCAGGCGCGTGCTGATGCGCCAGTTGCGAAGAGCGACTCGCGAGCCGGTGCTGACGGGGCCCCGGGACTTGAGCGACGAGACCGGATCGGTGCCGCCGTTCGCCGTGGCACCGGGGCGCTGAGCGCGGTCGCCGCTGTCACCGGCCGCAGCAGGCCCGGGGTTCTGGGCGTGCTGGGCCGAGGAACCGCGGTCGGTCCCGCCGTGCGGCTCCTGTTCCGCCGCAGCGCTGCCATCCCTCTTGAAACGTCCCTGCACTAGCGTCGCAACCTCTGGACCAGGCGTTCCGCCGCTCTGGGCGGTGGAACGGTGTCGGCGTCTTGGGGCGTTGTGCCCGCCCCATGGTGGTCGTGAGTGACCGGCGTCCTTCCCCTTTCCGCCGCCACTCGGCGCTCCGTTGCGCCCCTGCGCGCCGGCTTGAAAACCCGCGGCGGTGCGTGGAATTCCAGCACAGTGCCGGATCTCCAACAAGGGCCCAGTGCCGGGCTGCGACCTGGGTGACGCGTTGTGATGACTGAGTAACAAGCCGTGGAGCGTGATCATGGATAAAGCGGACGATCAGGTGTGAATCGGCGAAGCGTGAAGGGTGTCCCAGTCGACATGATCAGGAGCGGAATGGCTGATTCAGTGCCGTAATGTCCGTTTCTGTCAACCTGATCGACCGCCTGAAATGGGGGAATTGTCGGCGCGGTCGTGAGCAAACTCACATGATGATCGTCGTCTCTTCCGGCCTTCGGGAGGGAATTGGGTGTTTAGCCTGACGCTTTACAGGGATGGCAAATCCGACAACCGGCGCCCCTCCGGGCGGCGCCCGTACCGACAGGGTCCGAACGGCAGATGAAGACGACGACGATGTTCCGCAACATTGCCAACCCCCGGCGCACCACGCTGGCGCACCTCAAGGACGCCGACGAACTGCAGACGCCGGAGCAGCCGGAGCACACCGTGGACCTGCCCACCCAGACGGCCAACCCGCGGCGCACCATCCTCATGGAAGCCCCGGTCACCGCCGCCGTAGCGGAGTAGTGCGGGCGCCGTCCCCCTCACCCACCCCGCCCCGCCGGGCCGCCCCGTAATCGGGGCAATCCTCGCCGGTCGACGCGTTAGCCTGGAGCGTCAGTCTTCAGCCAGCAAGTGAGGGGCGACAGCATCCCGTGCGCATCGCCAGGTTCTCCATCGACGGCAATGTCGCCTTCGGCGCCGTCGAGGGCGAGGGGCCCGATGGTCTCGTCCTCGACATCATCAAGGGCATCCCGTACGCCGAGTTCGAGCTCTCCGGCACCAAGGTCCCGCTGAGCAAGGTCCGCCTCCTGCCGCCCGTGCTCCCCAACAAGGTCGTGGCCATCGGCCGCAACTACGCGGAGCACGCCAAGGAGCTGGGCAACGAGGTACCGGACGTCCCCGTCGCCTTCTTCAAGCCCACCACCTCGGTGATCGGCTCCGGCGACGCCATCGAGTACCCCTCCTTCTCCAACGAACTCCACCACGAGGCCGAACTGGCCGTGGTCATCGGCCGTATGTGCCGCGAAGTTCCGCGCGAGCGCGTGAAGGACGTCATCTTCGGCTACACCTGCGCCAATGACGTCACCGCCCGCGACGCCCAGAAGCGGGAGAAGCAGTGGGCCCGGGCCAAGGGCTTCGACACGTCCTGCCCGCTCGGCCCTTGGGTGGAGACCGACCTCGACCCCCATGACCTCACCATTCAGGCGACGGTCAACGGAGAGCAACGGCAACTCGGCCGTACGAGCGACATGATCCGCTCGATCGAGGATCTGGTCGTCCACATCACGGAAGCCATGACGCTGCTCCCGGGCGATGTGATCCTCACCGGCACTCCCGCAGGGGTCGGACCCCTCCATGTCGGCGACGAGGTCGCCGTCACCATCGAAGGCATCGGCACTCTCACCAACAAGGTGATCAAGCGTGGTTAACGCACCAGTCCGTGTACGTTTCTGTCCCTCCCCGACCGGCAACCCCCATGTGGGCCTGGTCCGCACCGCCCTGTTCAACTGGGCCTTCGCCCGGCACCACGGCGGCACCCTGGTCTTCCGCATCGAGGACACGGACGCCGCCCGCGACTCCGAGGACTCCTACAACCAGCTCCTGGAGTCGATGCGCTGGCTCGGCTTCGACTGGGACGAGGGCCCCGAGGTCGGCGGCCCGCACGCCCCGTACCGCCAGTCGCAGCGCATGGACATCTACAAGGACGTCGCCGACAGGCTCCTCGCCGGCGGGTACGCGTACCACTGCTACTGCACCACCGAGGAGCTCGACACCCGCCGCGACGCCGCCCGCGCCGCCGGCAAGCCGTCCGGCTACGACGGCCACTGCCGCGAGCTGAGCGCCGAGCAGATCGCCGCGTACGAGGCCGAGGGCCGGACATCGATCGTCCGCTTCCGGATGCCCGACGAGGCGCTCACCTTCACCGACCTGGTCCGCGGCGAGCTGACCTTCCAGCCGGAGAACGTGCCGGACTACGGCATCGTCCGCGCCAACGGCGCCCCGCTCTACACGCTGGTCAACCCGGTCGACGACGCGCTGATGGAGATCACCCACGTCCTGCGCGGCGAGGACCTGCTCTCCTCCACCCCGCGTCAGCTCGCCCTCTACAAGGCGCTCATCGAGCTGGGCATCGCCAAGGACACCCCGGCCTTCGGCCACCTGCCGTACGTCATGGGCGAGGGCAACAAGAAGCTCTCCAAGCGCGACCCGCAGGCCTCGCTCAACCTCTACCGCGAGCGCGGCTTCCTGCCCGAGGGGCTGCTCAACTACCTCTCCCTGCTGGGCTGGTCGATCGCCGAGGACCGCGACATCTTCTCCATCGCGGAGATGGCGGCCGCGTTCGACATCAAGGACGTCAACGCCAACCCGGCGCGCTTCGACCTGAAGAAGTGCGAGCACATCAACGCCGAGCACATCCGCAAGATGGACATGAAGGCGTTCACCGAGGCCTGCGGCCCCTGGCTGAAGGCCCCGTTCGCCCCGTGGGCCCCGGAGTCCTTCGACGCGGACCAGTTCGCGACGATCGCCCCGCACGCCCAGACCCGCGTCACGGTCCTGTCGGACATCACGGCCAACGTCGACTTCCTCTTCCTCGACGAGCCGGCGACGGACGAGGCGTCCTGGAACAAGGCGATGAAGGAGGGCTCCGACGCCCTGCTCGCCACGGCCCGCGCCAAGCTGGTCGACGCCGAGTGGAACGCGGACACCCTGAAGAACGCCATCCTCGCCGCGGGCGAGGAGCACGGCCTGAAGCTCGGAAAGGCCCAGGCCCCGGTCCGCGTCGCCGTCACCGGCCGCACGATCGGCCTGCCGCTCTTCGAGTCCCTGGAGATCCTGGGCCGCGAGAGGACGATCGCCCGCATCGACGCTGCCCTGGCGAAGCTGGCCGCGTAACGGCGGGTCCACCGAAGCACATCCACGGGAGGGGCGGCAGCCAAGCGACGGCTGCCGCCCCTCCCGTCGTGCGTGCACGCACTGGCGCGAACCCGCTGTGCCCGCCGCACGGGCCTCTACGCTGACCCCATGACGATCCGCGCGGTCCTCTGGGACATCGACGACACGATCTTCGACTACTCGGGTGCCGACCGCGTCGGCATGCGCAAGCATCTCGAACAGGAGGGCCTGCCCGACGGATACGACTCCGTCGAGCAGGCCCTCGCCGCATGGCGGACGATCACCGACGCGCACTGGGCGCGGTTCGCCGCCGGGGAGACGGACTTCCTGGGGCAGCGCCGGGACCGGGTCAGGGAGTTCGTCTCGCGGGCGCTGGACGACGAGGAGGCCGACGACTGGTTTGCCCGGCACGCGGCCCACTACGAGGCCGCCTGGGCGCTCTTCCCGGATGTGCTGCCCGTGCTGGATCTGCTGGCGGACGGGTTCCGGCACGCGGTGCTGTCGAACTCCAGCATCCACAACCAGGACCGCAAGCTGCGCACACTCGGTGTGCGGGACCGTTTCGAGGCCGTGGTGTGCGCCGTGGAGCTGGGTGTCTCCAAGCCCGAGGCCGGAGCCTTCCACGCCGCCTGCGAGGCGCTGGCGCTGGAGCCGCGAGAGGTCGCGTACGTGGGGGACGAGCCGGACATCGACGCCGGTGGGGCGGTCGCCGCCGGGCTGATGGGGATCTGGCTGGACCGGGGCGGGCGCGGTGGACGGCCCGAGCTCGTCCGCATCAGCGGGCTCGATCAGCTGCCCGGACTGCTGGGGCCTGTCCGACCCTGATCCGCCGGACAGGCCCGGCGGGCAATACCCGTTTTGGAGCGCCGGACACCTTCGGGTAATGTTCTTCCTGCGCCGCCCAAGCGGAACGAAAGAACCGAACGGGAAGCGCAACCGAACAAAACCCCTCACGGGGGTTGAGTTTTGGTGGGCTATGGTGTAATTGGCAACACTACGGTTTCTGGTACCGTCATTCTAGGTTCGAGTCCTGGTAGCCCAGCGCAGAAATGCAACAGCAGTAACAAGCCCCCGTTGTGTAGCGGCCTAGCACGCTGCCCTCTCACGGCAGTAGCGCCGGTTCGAATCCGGTCGGGGGTACAGATCCTTCCCGCGAGATCATCTGGGTCGCACCCACGCTCTCGATGCAGGATCGCTAGGGCCCCCGTTGTGTAGCGGCCTAGCACGCTGCCCTCTCACGGCAGTAGCGCCGGTTCGAATCCGGTCGGGGGTACAGATCCTTCCCGCGAGATCATCTGGGTCGCACCCACGCTCTCGATGCAGGATCGCTAGGGCCCCCGTTGTGTAGCGGCCTAGCACGCTGCCCTCTCACGGCAGTAGCGCCGGTTCGAATCCGGTCGGGGGTACTTGTAACACCATGGGCTATGGTGTAATTGGCAACACTACGGTTTCTGGTACCGTCATTCTAGGTTCGAGTCCTGGTAGCCCAGCGCAGAAATGCAACAGCAGTAACAAGCCCCCGTTGTGTAGCGGCCTAGCACGCTGCCCTCTCACGGCAGTAGCGCCGGTTCGAATCCGGTCGGGGGTACAACAGCAGGACAGACAAAGGCCCTTCACCTCGGTGAAGGGCCTTTTCGCTGGCCCGCCAGGCCCGTTCGGGCCGCGGACCCGTTCAGAGCCCGTAGCGCCGGGCCGACTCCTCCTCCTGGGCCATCCGGCGCAGGGACATCAACAACGGCTCGTAGAGCACCGCCGACGCGACCGCCATCTCCACCTGCTCCGACTCCGTGGGGTGCGTCTCCATCATGTCCAGGTCCTGGACGGCGACTTGATGCATCAGGCGGGCCTGCTCGGCCAGGTAATCGACGTCACAGGGGTAGCCGAGGCGGATCAGTGTGGCCACCGACGACACCAGCGAGCGATGCGCGGGGGAGAGCGAGCCGATCTCCTGCGACGTCGCCCAGCCGACCCGGTCCAGAAGCCGCTCGACCTCCTCGCGGGCCGCGGCGGTCTCCGGAGCCTCCTCGTCGGGGTCGGGGCCGTGCGGGAGCGACCACAGCGCCGCGCCCAGCCGGATCGTCCGGCCCAGGGACTCGTCGTCCATGTGGGAGAGGACCTCGCGGGCCGTGGCCACCGGAAGGCGGCCCACCTGGATCAGGGCCCGCACCAGACGCAGCCGGCGCACATGACTCTCGTCGTACTCGGCCTGCGTCGCGGTGACCCGCCGGCCGGGATGCAGCAGACCCTCGCGCAGGTAGTACTTGATCGTCGCGGTCTTGACTCCGCTCTTCTCGCTCAGTTCCGAGAGCCGCATGTTCCGTGCCTTCCCTTGCACCACCTCTTGGGCAGTTCAACTATCCAATCATTGGATAGTTGAACTCTCCAACGGCAAGGGGTACGGCCAATGTTCGCGAAGCCGATTCCGGGAAAGATCACCGCCGCGGCCGAGGGAGAGGTGGTCGTGCTGCTCATCGGGATGCGCATCAACCACTTCTGGGGCGTGCATCATTGGCCGCCCCCGCTGCTGGCGATGGAGCGCATGCTGCGGGAGTTGGGCAAGGACAAGGGGCGCGGACTGCTGGGCCACACGCTGTTGACCGGCTCGCCGCGGACGTACTAGGTCGTCCAGTACTGGGAGTCGAAGGAGAAGCTCTACGCGTACGCGAGCGCTCCCGACATGTTCCACCGCAGGGGTTGGGCGATCATGAACCGCAAGGAGGAGGAGGAGTCCCGGCGGCACGTGGGGCTGTGGCACGAGGCGTACATAGTGCCCGAGGGCGGTTACGAATCGTTCTACGCCGATATGCCGGCCTACGGACTGGCCGGGGCGACCGGCGTACTGCCGCTGGAGGCGCGGGGGTGTCGAGGGGCGGACCGTTTCGCGCACCGCTCGTCCGCGAAGTGAGGGTCCGGGAATGAGGTACTGGAAGGGGGCCGCCACGACGCTGGGGCGGCCGGGGGGGATGTGCCGGGTACGTCAGCCGGTGCGGCGCAGGGCCTCGCTGAGCCTTGCCGCCGAGTCGATGACCGCCTGGGCGTGCATCCGGCCCGGGTGCCTGGTCAGCCGCTCGATCGGTCCGGAGACCGAGACGGCGGCGACCACCCGGTTCGAGGGGCCGCGCACCGGCGCCGAGACCGAGGCCACACCCGGCTCGCGCTCGCCGATCGACTGGGCCCAGCCCCTGCGCCGCACGCCCGAGAGCGCCGTCGCCGTGAAACGGGCGCCCTGGAGGCCGCGGTGCAGACGCTCCGGCTCCTCCCAGGCCATCAGGATCTGGGCCGACGAGCCGGCCTTCATGGTGAGCGTGGAGCCGACCGGCACGGTGTCCCGCAGACCGGACAGCCGCTCCGCCGCCGCCACGCAGATCCGCATGTCGCCCTGCCTGCGGTAGAGCTGCGCGCTCTCGCCGGTGATGTCCCGGAGGTGGGTGAGCACCGGTCCCGCCGTGGCCAGCAGTCGGTCCTCGCCCGCCGCCGCCGCGAGTTCCGCCAGCCGGGGACCGAGAATGAAACGGCCCTGCATGTCCCTCGCCACCATGCGGTGGTGTTCCAGTGCCACGGCCAGTCGATGGGCCGTGGGTCGTGCGAGCCCGGTCGCCGCGACCAGCCCGGCGAGGGTGGCCGGACCGGACTCCAGGGCGCTCAATACCAGAGCCGCCTTGTCGAGAACGCCGACGCCGCTAGAGTTGTCCATACGACGATACTCCCGTCTCACTCTGTGAAACGCAAGTTCAATATTCGGCGGAAATTGCGAACC from Streptomyces sp. NBC_01591 includes:
- a CDS encoding GTP-binding protein, whose product is MDFASSSGGAARATTSAKIVVAGGFGVGKTTFVGAVSEINPLRTEAVMTSASAGIDDLTHTGGKTTTTVAMDFGRITLDQDLILYLFGTPGQDRFWFMWDDLVRGAIGAVVLVDTRRLADCFPAVDYFENSGLPFVIALNGFDGHQPYTPDEVREALQIGPDTPIITTDARHRADAKSGLITLVEHALMARLK
- a CDS encoding DUF742 domain-containing protein, producing the protein MTPPPASPDPYGALHHASYEGEGDQPLVRPYAMTGGRTRPRYQLAIEALVSTTADPAHLGTLLPEHQRICHLCREVKSVAEVSALLSMPLGVARILVADLAEAGMVAIHQPGNGETGGAPDVTLLERVLSGLRKL
- a CDS encoding sensor histidine kinase; this encodes MQGRFKRDGSAAAEQEPHGGTDRGSSAQHAQNPGPAAAGDSGDRAQRPGATANGGTDPVSSLKSRGPVSTGSRVALRNWRISTRLVSLLALPVVAATTLGGLRINESMNDIQQLDHMQLLTRMTKQATSLAQALQEERDRSAGPLANGVKPSDFKVTEPRKKTDRAKTAFLDATTSIGDPSGDEALEGIYSSVTQIASQLAEIRDIRKTAYAKDTPSLQTVDQYSQLITSLLSLSQDMAQATSNSEMIKRTRALAAFSSAKEYASVQRAIIAAALPGGNDKQPHLDENDKQFGKAALNKERAALRSFEGVYQATGNNADELTATLDEGNPEIKAANTYAKKVLDSPSGMTGTARRSYLDWYDQSSTKIQAMKTIEETLLSDMEGKARELRDESKREAIISGALILLVLGVSLVGAFVVARSMIRSLRRLQDTATRVAQDRLPELVKQLSEADPQDVDTSVESVGVHSRDEIGQVAAAFDDVHREAVRLAAEQALLRGNVNAMFTNLSRRSQGLIQRQLSLISELESREADPDQLSSLFKLDHLATRMRRNGENLLVLAGEEPGRRWTRPVPLVDVLRAAASEVEQYERIELAAVPATEVAGRVVNDLVHLLAELLENATSFSSPQTKVRVTGHALPDGRVLVEIHDTGIGLSPEDLAAINERLASPPTVDVSVSRRMGLFVVGRLSLRHGIRIQLRPSDSGGTTALVMLPVDVAHGGKQPAPKQAPGQQSGAPGGLLAGGNTAGPGNGSRPGLGSSPSGPAGRLASGPGASRGQVGAGSAPRAALPSRDGGPRHQQGQPNQQGQQNAGFQSAGLSGSGPQDASRPEPHRHGGGLAGAFGNGARLGARGQGDGPGRTESGGPDLFGQHRQDQNRQGPDRQDQNGSQGRPNGPAPWQPSQPQQSRQNPADQGGFQQPAGQGDPGRQLPPVGGPRAELPGGNPQPQRPQTTSWGTEEPSAPRRTPLDAPRGHEDPESTGQFQRPMSPPLTPRAPMDDRQGPGSTAEFARPDFSAPAPQDLSAQDPASTAQFARPDFGQQPVRAQDQGLPAPRQRGRDDEDFGAPRPPVAPTGDAQYRPVLPPQPQPEALPPAAGPGDGRTPLYDTLETNWFHGPQQGGQQPPAEPQAPASLPQRPTAPEPPAPAAPNRGEGDTGSTTSSWRPSPNDELVRQAERVKKPAAGGVTTSGLPRRVPRANLVPGTAQQQNHQSGPQVSRAPDDVRGRLTNLRRGIQQGRQANNGQSTGSFPLGPTHQQER
- a CDS encoding roadblock/LC7 domain-containing protein, translated to MSQAAQNLNWLITNFVDNTPGVSHTVVVSADGLLLAMSEGFPRDRADQLAAVASGLTSLTAGASRIFEGGAVSQTVVEMERGFLFLMSISDGSSLAVLAHPDADIGLVGYEMALLVDRAGSVLTPDLRAELQGSLLH
- a CDS encoding HAD family hydrolase, translated to MTIRAVLWDIDDTIFDYSGADRVGMRKHLEQEGLPDGYDSVEQALAAWRTITDAHWARFAAGETDFLGQRRDRVREFVSRALDDEEADDWFARHAAHYEAAWALFPDVLPVLDLLADGFRHAVLSNSSIHNQDRKLRTLGVRDRFEAVVCAVELGVSKPEAGAFHAACEALALEPREVAYVGDEPDIDAGGAVAAGLMGIWLDRGGRGGRPELVRISGLDQLPGLLGPVRP
- a CDS encoding MerR family transcriptional regulator is translated as MRLSELSEKSGVKTATIKYYLREGLLHPGRRVTATQAEYDESHVRRLRLVRALIQVGRLPVATAREVLSHMDDESLGRTIRLGAALWSLPHGPDPDEEAPETAAAREEVERLLDRVGWATSQEIGSLSPAHRSLVSSVATLIRLGYPCDVDYLAEQARLMHQVAVQDLDMMETHPTESEQVEMAVASAVLYEPLLMSLRRMAQEEESARRYGL
- a CDS encoding fumarylacetoacetate hydrolase family protein gives rise to the protein MRIARFSIDGNVAFGAVEGEGPDGLVLDIIKGIPYAEFELSGTKVPLSKVRLLPPVLPNKVVAIGRNYAEHAKELGNEVPDVPVAFFKPTTSVIGSGDAIEYPSFSNELHHEAELAVVIGRMCREVPRERVKDVIFGYTCANDVTARDAQKREKQWARAKGFDTSCPLGPWVETDLDPHDLTIQATVNGEQRQLGRTSDMIRSIEDLVVHITEAMTLLPGDVILTGTPAGVGPLHVGDEVAVTIEGIGTLTNKVIKRG
- the gltX gene encoding glutamate--tRNA ligase; translation: MVNAPVRVRFCPSPTGNPHVGLVRTALFNWAFARHHGGTLVFRIEDTDAARDSEDSYNQLLESMRWLGFDWDEGPEVGGPHAPYRQSQRMDIYKDVADRLLAGGYAYHCYCTTEELDTRRDAARAAGKPSGYDGHCRELSAEQIAAYEAEGRTSIVRFRMPDEALTFTDLVRGELTFQPENVPDYGIVRANGAPLYTLVNPVDDALMEITHVLRGEDLLSSTPRQLALYKALIELGIAKDTPAFGHLPYVMGEGNKKLSKRDPQASLNLYRERGFLPEGLLNYLSLLGWSIAEDRDIFSIAEMAAAFDIKDVNANPARFDLKKCEHINAEHIRKMDMKAFTEACGPWLKAPFAPWAPESFDADQFATIAPHAQTRVTVLSDITANVDFLFLDEPATDEASWNKAMKEGSDALLATARAKLVDAEWNADTLKNAILAAGEEHGLKLGKAQAPVRVAVTGRTIGLPLFESLEILGRERTIARIDAALAKLAA
- the ndgR gene encoding IclR family transcriptional regulator NdgR, whose amino-acid sequence is MDNSSGVGVLDKAALVLSALESGPATLAGLVAATGLARPTAHRLAVALEHHRMVARDMQGRFILGPRLAELAAAAGEDRLLATAGPVLTHLRDITGESAQLYRRQGDMRICVAAAERLSGLRDTVPVGSTLTMKAGSSAQILMAWEEPERLHRGLQGARFTATALSGVRRRGWAQSIGEREPGVASVSAPVRGPSNRVVAAVSVSGPIERLTRHPGRMHAQAVIDSAARLSEALRRTG